A portion of the Flavobacteriales bacterium genome contains these proteins:
- a CDS encoding ABC transporter permease — protein sequence MGKVGLIIGREYLTRVRKKSFIIMTILGPLLIGAFITLTIWLTIGESTMHRVLVVDEIGLTKNTFRDKPTIKFTSYDKHYSAQEFLENETYDLVLYVNEKTINGDKALLLYKKIPSLSVQSYINSELDAVMESYRLMKANTGPEVQKFIQDEYPNIKRHIELDTRNAESGEAGKQKHYAAVVGYIFALLIYMFIFLYGVQVMRGVIEEKTNRIVEIVISSVKPFQLMMGKIIGIALVGLTQFFLWVVLTGVILFVSQMIFFPDFYDPANQANITQVASTVNPEQLVANNAINFEQNEIYELVFHRINWPLLLGMFLFFFLGGYLMYSALFAAIGAAVDSESDTQQFMMPITIPLVFGFIVSQMAIENPESNAVFWSSIIPFTSPVVMMVRVAMGFEPGTEWQLFLSMGLLIAGFIFCTWLAGKIYRTGILLYGKKVSYKELWKWIFYKG from the coding sequence ATGGGTAAGGTAGGATTAATCATTGGTCGTGAATACCTCACACGCGTGAGAAAAAAATCGTTTATTATCATGACGATTTTAGGTCCGCTTCTCATTGGCGCATTCATTACCCTCACCATTTGGCTCACCATTGGAGAAAGCACCATGCACCGGGTTTTGGTGGTGGATGAAATTGGCTTAACCAAAAACACTTTTCGCGATAAGCCCACTATTAAATTCACATCGTACGATAAACATTATTCGGCTCAGGAATTTTTAGAAAACGAAACCTACGATTTGGTTTTGTATGTAAATGAGAAAACCATCAATGGCGATAAAGCCTTGTTGTTGTATAAAAAAATTCCTTCGCTTTCCGTTCAGAGTTATATCAACTCCGAACTGGATGCGGTGATGGAATCCTATCGTTTAATGAAAGCGAATACGGGTCCCGAAGTCCAGAAATTTATTCAGGACGAATACCCGAATATAAAACGCCATATTGAACTGGACACCCGCAATGCCGAAAGTGGCGAAGCCGGAAAACAAAAACACTATGCTGCGGTGGTAGGATACATTTTTGCATTGCTCATCTACATGTTTATTTTCCTCTATGGCGTGCAGGTGATGCGCGGCGTAATTGAAGAAAAAACCAATCGCATTGTTGAAATTGTTATCTCCTCGGTAAAGCCCTTTCAGCTGATGATGGGAAAAATTATCGGAATTGCATTGGTGGGATTAACACAATTCTTTTTGTGGGTGGTTCTTACCGGTGTCATTCTTTTTGTTTCGCAAATGATTTTCTTCCCCGATTTTTACGATCCCGCTAATCAGGCCAACATCACACAAGTGGCCAGCACGGTGAATCCGGAACAATTGGTAGCAAACAATGCAATTAATTTCGAGCAGAATGAAATTTATGAATTGGTGTTTCACCGCATCAATTGGCCATTGCTCTTAGGCATGTTTTTGTTTTTCTTCCTCGGCGGATATTTAATGTACAGCGCATTATTTGCAGCCATTGGAGCCGCGGTGGACAGCGAATCGGATACGCAACAATTTATGATGCCGATTACCATTCCATTGGTATTTGGATTCATTGTATCGCAAATGGCCATTGAAAATCCCGAAAGCAATGCCGTGTTTTGGTCGTCCATTATCCCCTTTACTTCACCGGTGGTGATGATGGTACGTGTTGCCATGGGATTTGAACCCGGTACCGAATGGCAATTGTTTTTAAGCATGGGCTTGCTCATTGCCGGATTTATATTTTGCACCTGGTTAGCAGGAAAAATTTATCGTACAGGTATTCTGCTTTACGGTAAAAAAGTTAGTTATAAAGAATTGTGGAAGTGGATTTTTTACAAAGGTTGA
- a CDS encoding ATP-binding cassette domain-containing protein: MSLLKAENIVKKYAGHTALSGVSIDVPEKSIYGLLGPNGAGKTSLIRIINQITGPDEGKVYFNGQPLSPEHLGQIGYLPEERGLYKKMKVGEQAVYLARLKGMSKRDAIRTLNEWFEKFEIAPWWNKKIEDLSKGMAQKVQFITTVMHKPRLLILDEPFSGFDPINAELIKNEILRLRNEGTTIIFSTHNMGSVEEMCDEIALINNSRVILDGKVQDIRKKFRTHTIEIEFSGNMIAFANALWAGFELIDREQIDNQHFKAKIKLLHNNTINNLLSALIPNVEISSVKEIIPGMHDIFIEAVNQQNLQHG, from the coding sequence ATGAGTTTACTCAAAGCCGAAAACATCGTAAAGAAATATGCGGGACATACTGCCTTAAGTGGCGTAAGCATTGATGTGCCCGAAAAAAGTATTTACGGATTATTGGGTCCCAACGGAGCCGGTAAAACATCCCTGATTCGTATTATTAATCAGATTACGGGTCCCGACGAAGGCAAGGTGTATTTTAACGGACAGCCCCTCTCCCCCGAGCATTTGGGTCAGATCGGATATTTACCCGAAGAGCGCGGTTTATACAAGAAGATGAAGGTGGGAGAACAGGCCGTTTATTTGGCTCGCTTAAAAGGAATGAGCAAGCGCGATGCAATCCGTACACTGAACGAATGGTTTGAGAAATTTGAAATTGCACCCTGGTGGAATAAAAAAATTGAAGACCTCTCAAAAGGGATGGCGCAAAAAGTGCAGTTTATCACTACCGTGATGCACAAACCGCGGTTACTTATTCTGGATGAACCATTCAGTGGTTTTGACCCGATTAATGCCGAATTAATCAAAAACGAAATTCTCCGTTTACGCAATGAAGGAACCACCATTATTTTCTCCACCCACAATATGGGATCGGTAGAAGAAATGTGTGATGAAATTGCATTGATCAACAACTCGCGCGTTATTCTCGATGGAAAGGTTCAGGACATTCGCAAAAAATTCAGAACACACACCATCGAAATTGAATTTTCGGGAAATATGATTGCCTTTGCCAATGCACTTTGGGCAGGATTTGAATTAATCGACAGAGAGCAAATCGACAATCAGCATTTTAAAGCGAAAATAAAATTGCTGCACAACAACACCATTAACAATTTATTGTCCGCATTAATTCCGAATGTAGAAATAAGCAGCGTAAAAGAAATAATACCCGGAATGCACGATATTTTTATTGAAGCGGTGAACCAACAAAATTTGCAACATGGGTAA
- the dnaJ gene encoding molecular chaperone DnaJ yields MSKRDYYEILGVGRGADADEIKKAYRKMALKYHPDKNPGDKEAEDKFKEAAEAYDVLSDPQKKQRYDQFGHAGMGAAGAGFGSGGMNMEDIFSQFSDIFGGAFGGAFGGGGGRGRRVQKGSNLRIKVKLTLEEIGKGVEKKIKVNKQVNCRTCNGTGAKNSNAVRNCSTCGGTGHVTRVTSTFLGQMQTTQVCPSCHGQGSVITDKCGSCHGEGTTREEEVISINIPAGVEEGMQMAVTGKGNAVRNGIPGDLIVVFEEIPHEFLQRDEHNLHFDLHLNFADAALGCDKEIPTLDGKAKIHIEPGTQSGKILRLKAKGLPVLDSYQKGDLLVTINIWTPQKLSKEEKATLEKLRESENFAPNPSKKEKSIFKRWKEMFTGHGD; encoded by the coding sequence ATGTCGAAACGCGATTATTACGAAATATTAGGTGTTGGCCGGGGTGCTGATGCGGATGAAATAAAAAAAGCATACCGCAAAATGGCCTTGAAATATCACCCCGATAAAAATCCGGGTGATAAAGAAGCGGAAGATAAATTTAAGGAAGCAGCAGAAGCCTACGATGTGCTTAGCGATCCTCAAAAAAAACAACGCTACGATCAGTTCGGTCACGCCGGTATGGGTGCAGCGGGAGCCGGTTTTGGTTCAGGCGGCATGAACATGGAAGATATTTTTTCTCAGTTCAGTGATATTTTCGGTGGCGCGTTTGGTGGTGCATTTGGTGGCGGAGGCGGAAGAGGACGCAGAGTGCAAAAGGGAAGTAATCTCCGCATCAAAGTGAAACTTACGCTGGAAGAAATCGGCAAAGGCGTTGAGAAAAAAATTAAAGTCAATAAGCAAGTCAATTGCCGTACCTGCAACGGAACCGGTGCTAAAAATTCAAACGCCGTTAGAAATTGTTCCACTTGCGGAGGTACGGGACATGTTACCCGTGTTACATCAACCTTCCTCGGTCAAATGCAAACCACACAGGTTTGTCCAAGTTGCCACGGACAAGGAAGTGTGATTACGGATAAATGCGGTTCTTGCCATGGAGAAGGAACCACGCGTGAAGAGGAAGTCATTTCCATTAACATTCCGGCCGGTGTTGAAGAAGGCATGCAGATGGCGGTAACCGGAAAAGGAAATGCAGTGCGCAATGGAATTCCGGGCGATTTAATTGTGGTGTTCGAGGAAATACCGCACGAATTCCTGCAACGCGACGAACACAATTTACATTTCGATTTACATCTCAATTTTGCAGATGCTGCATTGGGTTGCGATAAAGAAATTCCGACACTCGACGGTAAAGCAAAAATTCACATTGAACCCGGAACCCAAAGCGGAAAAATTCTGCGCTTAAAAGCAAAAGGTTTACCGGTACTGGATAGCTATCAGAAGGGCGACTTGTTGGTAACCATCAATATCTGGACGCCTCAAAAATTAAGTAAAGAGGAAAAAGCGACGTTGGAAAAATTAAGAGAGAGTGAAAATTTTGCTCCGAATCCTTCCAAAAAAGAAAAGAGTATATTTAAGCGTTGGAAAGAAATGTTCACCGGACACGGTGACTAA
- a CDS encoding nucleotide exchange factor GrpE: MSTEEIKNEQEQENQETPQQELNEQEQKNESAEKDPAAEIEEWNKKYLLLYAEFDNYRKRTARERAELLKSAGSDVIKSILPVIDDLERAIKANEKADDIEVVKEGFRLIHHKFTAILQGKGLKPMEMMGQEFNADISEAIANVPVQDESQKGKVIDVVENGYTLNDAVIRYAKVVVGQ, encoded by the coding sequence ATGAGTACGGAAGAAATTAAAAACGAACAAGAACAGGAAAATCAGGAGACTCCGCAGCAGGAGCTGAATGAACAGGAGCAGAAAAATGAAAGTGCAGAAAAAGATCCTGCCGCTGAAATTGAGGAATGGAATAAAAAATATTTATTGCTCTACGCCGAGTTCGATAATTACAGAAAACGTACTGCACGTGAGCGCGCTGAATTATTAAAGAGCGCCGGTTCGGATGTGATCAAAAGCATTTTGCCGGTAATTGACGACCTGGAACGTGCCATAAAAGCAAATGAAAAGGCAGATGATATTGAAGTGGTAAAAGAAGGTTTCCGCCTGATCCATCATAAATTCACTGCTATTCTTCAGGGTAAAGGATTAAAACCAATGGAAATGATGGGGCAGGAATTTAATGCTGATATATCCGAAGCCATTGCAAATGTCCCTGTGCAGGATGAAAGTCAAAAAGGAAAAGTTATCGATGTAGTAGAAAACGGTTATACCCTAAACGACGCCGTTATTCGCTATGCTAAGGTGGTAGTTGGACAATAA
- a CDS encoding TlpA family protein disulfide reductase yields MSKINLTLGALALMFFTLGVFHLEGSAPRSENLQGTSPTVGNLAPELVINDVKGKKLKLSSLKGYYVLVDFWASWCGPCRKENPNLVEAWNKYNKAKFKNAKGFRIYSVSLDTKKEAWLNAIKADGLVWKQHVSDLQGWKSPAAATYLVNSIPANFLLDPNGTIVATNLRGLDLHKAIDNYVASF; encoded by the coding sequence ATGAGCAAGATCAATTTAACCCTTGGAGCTTTAGCGCTCATGTTTTTCACTTTAGGTGTTTTTCATCTGGAGGGAAGCGCTCCCCGCAGCGAAAATTTGCAGGGCACTTCACCCACGGTGGGCAATCTTGCACCGGAATTGGTGATCAACGATGTGAAAGGCAAAAAATTGAAACTTTCTTCCCTGAAAGGTTATTATGTGCTGGTCGATTTCTGGGCCTCCTGGTGTGGTCCCTGCCGTAAGGAAAACCCTAACCTGGTAGAAGCCTGGAACAAATACAACAAGGCCAAATTCAAAAACGCGAAAGGTTTTCGTATTTACAGTGTTTCGCTCGACACCAAAAAAGAGGCCTGGCTCAATGCCATAAAAGCAGACGGACTGGTTTGGAAGCAACATGTATCTGACCTTCAGGGTTGGAAATCGCCTGCGGCAGCCACCTATTTGGTCAATTCCATTCCCGCTAATTTTTTACTGGATCCCAATGGCACCATTGTAGCCACGAACTTGCGCGGACTCGATCTACACAAAGCCATCGATAATTACGTGGCTTCCTTCTGA
- a CDS encoding LytTR family DNA-binding domain-containing protein: MRCIIVDDDELSRNIMEDLVKENDQLELVKICSSAIEAFNVLKSEEVDLIFLDVDMPKMSGLDLIKSLEVLPQVILITSHSEYAVESYEYSVTDFVVKPISHARFMKAVEKAHKNLSRPSFTGDTAKSIFIKSDSRLVQLHTQNILYIEALGNYVNVFTTNGKHIVLSTMKDIESRLTPPEFMRVHRSYIVRLDKIESIEDNFIHINQKSIPIGKNYRDDLMRSLNML, translated from the coding sequence ATGCGTTGCATCATCGTCGACGACGACGAACTTTCGAGAAACATAATGGAAGATCTGGTGAAGGAGAATGACCAGCTCGAATTAGTTAAAATTTGTTCCTCTGCCATTGAAGCTTTTAATGTTCTGAAATCGGAAGAAGTCGATTTGATTTTTCTGGATGTGGACATGCCTAAAATGTCGGGTCTCGATTTAATCAAAAGTCTGGAGGTACTACCCCAGGTTATTCTCATTACTTCACACAGTGAATACGCCGTTGAAAGTTATGAATACAGCGTAACTGATTTTGTGGTAAAACCCATTTCTCATGCACGCTTTATGAAAGCAGTGGAGAAAGCCCACAAAAACCTGTCGCGCCCCTCCTTTACCGGCGATACGGCTAAATCTATTTTTATTAAAAGTGATTCGCGACTGGTGCAATTACATACCCAAAACATCCTTTACATTGAGGCATTGGGAAATTATGTAAATGTATTTACCACTAACGGAAAACACATTGTGCTTTCTACCATGAAGGACATTGAATCGCGTTTAACGCCGCCTGAATTTATGCGTGTGCATCGCTCCTACATTGTGCGTTTGGATAAAATTGAAAGTATCGAAGATAATTTCATCCACATCAATCAGAAAAGTATTCCTATCGGAAAGAATTACCGCGATGATCTGATGCGATCGCTTAACATGCTTTAA
- a CDS encoding response regulator, translating to MIIWISISVILLITLVITVIIFSRKKSELQRELSQLNNEHEQLREQMLEHERYLAYTSHELRTPLNAISGGTQLLSKTAMDERQKKYLNTIQSAVDSALLIVNDILDLAKLDSNMVEVRPVDFIFTEVINGIRHILEFRAEQKGLQFIVELDEKIPPIVKGDSKHLTQILLNLATNAVKFTDLGKVVIRAKLLSEKDQSVVIRFEVEDTGKGIRKSSLSTIFNQYEQETRHTIKHSGGTGLGLAITRKLVELQHGEISVDSKYLEGTTFTVDLPFEKSQGIVQSHRESDESLYQPLSGIQILAVDDNLINREILFDLLKDANPYMQIDLAVDGEDAVLKAKEKKYDVILMDLQMPKKNGYEATEYIRKNLKYPHCDVPIIAMTAHALENVAESCFKAGMNDYISKPIDMNFLGNKLKKIIDKKVKLSDKFTRFKTVDLEHLQELTKDNKDRILKYINIFLSNLPDELEILKKHGEAKDFKSIRESLHKIKGIVAYMGIKSLTRLFSSAEYVNLETLGDEALKNFFNEIEETCYRAIDELKVIQNEI from the coding sequence TTTGGATATCCATATCAGTTATACTACTGATTACACTGGTGATCACGGTGATTATATTTTCAAGAAAAAAATCAGAACTGCAGCGGGAACTATCTCAGCTTAACAATGAACATGAGCAATTGAGGGAGCAAATGCTCGAGCATGAACGCTACCTCGCTTATACCAGTCACGAATTAAGAACACCACTCAACGCCATTTCCGGAGGTACACAATTGTTGTCGAAAACCGCCATGGATGAGCGTCAGAAAAAATACCTCAACACCATACAGTCGGCTGTCGACAGCGCTTTATTAATCGTTAACGACATCTTGGATTTAGCAAAGCTCGACAGCAACATGGTGGAGGTTCGTCCGGTGGATTTTATTTTCACCGAAGTGATCAATGGAATTCGCCACATTTTAGAATTCCGTGCCGAGCAAAAAGGATTGCAGTTCATTGTAGAACTCGATGAAAAAATTCCGCCCATTGTAAAAGGAGATTCGAAGCATCTCACCCAAATTTTATTAAACCTCGCCACCAATGCGGTGAAATTTACCGATCTGGGGAAAGTGGTAATCCGGGCCAAATTACTCAGCGAAAAAGATCAATCTGTTGTAATTCGTTTTGAAGTAGAAGACACCGGAAAAGGAATCCGAAAAAGTTCACTCAGCACCATTTTTAACCAGTACGAACAAGAAACGCGTCACACCATTAAGCATTCAGGCGGCACCGGATTAGGATTGGCCATCACCAGGAAACTGGTGGAATTGCAGCACGGAGAGATATCGGTGGACAGTAAATACCTCGAGGGAACGACATTTACGGTGGACCTCCCCTTCGAAAAATCGCAGGGCATTGTGCAGAGTCACCGCGAGAGTGATGAAAGTTTATACCAGCCATTATCCGGAATACAAATCCTTGCTGTTGACGACAACCTGATTAACCGCGAAATTCTTTTCGATTTACTGAAAGATGCAAATCCCTATATGCAAATCGATCTTGCCGTTGACGGGGAAGATGCTGTTCTAAAAGCCAAAGAAAAAAAATACGATGTGATTCTGATGGACCTTCAAATGCCAAAAAAGAACGGATACGAAGCCACCGAATACATTCGCAAAAATTTAAAATACCCGCACTGTGATGTACCCATCATTGCCATGACAGCACACGCACTGGAGAATGTAGCCGAAAGCTGTTTTAAAGCAGGAATGAACGATTATATATCGAAACCCATCGACATGAACTTTCTGGGGAACAAACTCAAAAAGATCATCGATAAAAAAGTAAAGCTGTCGGATAAATTTACCCGGTTTAAAACGGTGGACCTTGAACATTTGCAGGAATTAACCAAGGACAACAAAGACCGGATTTTAAAATACATCAACATCTTTTTATCGAACCTTCCCGATGAACTGGAGATTTTAAAAAAACACGGCGAGGCCAAAGATTTTAAATCGATCCGGGAATCCCTCCATAAAATCAAGGGGATTGTAGCCTACATGGGAATAAAAAGTCTTACCCGTTTGTTCAGTTCGGCAGAATATGTTAATTTGGAGACTCTTGGCGATGAGGCTTTGAAAAATTTCTTTAATGAAATTGAGGAAACCTGTTATAGGGCAATCGATGAATTAAAGGTGATTCAAAACGAAATTTAA